A part of Myxococcus landrumus genomic DNA contains:
- a CDS encoding DUF2309 domain-containing protein translates to MSQTPCLASAPEDRSSRLRAALARASHVLPAQGPIGVFVHHNTLHAFEHLPFHEAVATASQTLGAEGYLSETRFLELYRQGRITDEDLRAVLAQPGTWSPPPPPSLLFEEVPRVDRSTLNPETLTLLALLHPIEEETEASLRWKLEEHSAARRFRADLAPALHWGLVERSSRGLHLWLDRVGRDWTMTELACALLTPDLESTVRDVALHLPRPLPRDVSLRLMGVPATRGHAYAARVAAQLDGVSGLTVEGWLSAEVTCVRAALSAAFGGNGSLDSLRARLEKAPEPFAVSALWSACRTPPLPIAEPPSATAPRGLSHRELLCRATGEDVNDLLHPHLIRACAAFLDQGHSHWPMPDREQGFHAAWVTMMRDGLGAAPDWMEGLDAELSQPRSADDTVLEALDALGVPEADWEPYLSRVLLALRGWAGMMHRLEQHPADHSAPARLMDFVAVRLTLERFALLSVARRRLGYSGPLSSLSEAMRRVLASTPRSERPQVWESWRFFQWAQLLGLSAMDVTAIPARERRALLSWLESFDARARQRVWQEAYEHHYRMELSRGLERNRLRPSHERTVTQPRFQVLFCMDDREESFRRHFEELDARHETFGIAGFFGVAFDYQGLDDAGSVALCPVVVTPAHAVEERACPEHESLAKARAHRRTLWARLEHLLHQGTQALELSWLLAPLLGLAAAPWLLLRLFFPRATSRWRRSLATKLLPRPRTRLTSLRDTSHLPRAGKPRGFTLDEQAARVAASLESMGLTKSFAHLVVLLGHGAVSVNNPHQAAYDCGACGGRHGGPNARLFAEMANRPEVRAKLRERGLLIPPSTWFIGGLHNTTTDEVILHDTDSVPPSFHDELEGLRDALDRARALSAQERCRRFESARPGLSPAMALRHVEERAEDLGQPRPELGHVTNAACIVGRRALTRGLFMDRRVFLISYDPSQDSSGVLVERILLAAGPVGAGISLEYYFSCVDNTRHGCGSKLPHNVTGLLGVMDGAASDLRTGLPRQMIEIHEPMRLLLYVEASTQVLSAILERQPPLRDLIGNEWVRLASIDPVTGEQQLFTAQGFQPLEPSALSLPQVASSPDWCRGHHDFLPPALIRAPSGWPRILTPVPRGGARHDTH, encoded by the coding sequence ATGAGCCAGACACCGTGTCTGGCTTCAGCGCCGGAGGACCGGAGTTCGCGCCTTCGTGCCGCGCTGGCTCGCGCCAGCCATGTCCTGCCGGCGCAGGGGCCCATCGGCGTGTTCGTCCATCACAACACGCTCCATGCCTTCGAGCACCTCCCCTTCCACGAGGCGGTGGCCACCGCGAGCCAGACACTCGGCGCGGAGGGCTACCTCTCCGAGACGCGGTTCCTGGAGCTGTACCGGCAGGGGCGCATCACCGACGAGGACTTGCGCGCGGTGCTCGCGCAGCCAGGGACATGGAGTCCACCTCCGCCGCCGTCCCTCCTGTTCGAGGAGGTCCCCCGGGTGGACCGGTCCACGCTGAATCCGGAGACGCTGACGCTCCTCGCGCTGCTCCATCCCATCGAGGAGGAGACCGAGGCGTCCTTGCGCTGGAAGCTGGAGGAGCACTCCGCGGCCCGGCGATTCCGCGCGGACCTCGCGCCCGCCTTGCACTGGGGCCTGGTGGAGCGCTCATCACGCGGGCTGCATCTCTGGCTGGACCGCGTCGGCCGGGACTGGACGATGACGGAGCTTGCGTGCGCGCTGCTCACGCCCGACCTGGAGTCCACGGTCCGCGACGTCGCGCTGCACCTCCCCAGGCCCCTGCCGCGTGATGTCTCCCTGCGGCTGATGGGTGTCCCCGCCACGCGAGGACACGCGTATGCCGCACGCGTCGCAGCACAGCTCGACGGTGTGTCCGGGTTGACGGTGGAGGGATGGCTGAGCGCGGAGGTGACGTGTGTCCGCGCCGCGCTCTCCGCCGCGTTCGGAGGCAACGGGAGCCTGGATTCGCTGCGGGCGCGATTGGAGAAGGCGCCCGAGCCCTTCGCCGTGAGCGCGCTCTGGTCCGCGTGCCGCACACCCCCACTGCCGATAGCGGAGCCTCCCAGCGCCACCGCGCCTCGGGGACTCAGCCACCGTGAGCTGCTGTGCCGGGCCACGGGTGAGGACGTGAACGACCTGCTCCACCCCCACCTCATCCGAGCCTGCGCGGCCTTCCTGGACCAGGGCCATTCGCACTGGCCGATGCCGGACCGCGAGCAAGGCTTCCACGCCGCCTGGGTGACGATGATGCGCGACGGGCTCGGCGCCGCGCCGGACTGGATGGAGGGCCTGGACGCGGAGCTGTCACAGCCTCGCTCGGCGGACGACACCGTGCTGGAGGCGCTCGATGCGCTGGGGGTCCCCGAAGCCGACTGGGAGCCCTATCTCTCACGCGTGCTGCTCGCGCTCCGGGGCTGGGCCGGGATGATGCATCGACTGGAGCAGCACCCGGCGGACCACTCCGCCCCCGCGCGGCTGATGGACTTCGTCGCCGTGCGCCTCACGCTGGAGCGATTCGCGCTCCTCTCGGTGGCGAGGAGGAGGCTCGGCTACTCGGGCCCCCTGTCCAGTCTGTCCGAGGCGATGAGAAGAGTCCTCGCCTCCACGCCACGCTCCGAGCGCCCCCAGGTCTGGGAGAGCTGGCGCTTCTTCCAGTGGGCTCAACTCCTGGGCCTCTCCGCGATGGACGTGACCGCCATTCCAGCGAGAGAGCGCCGAGCGCTGCTCTCCTGGCTGGAGTCTTTCGACGCCCGCGCGCGACAGCGCGTGTGGCAGGAGGCATACGAACACCACTACCGGATGGAGCTCTCCCGCGGCCTCGAGCGCAACCGGCTTCGCCCGAGCCACGAGCGCACGGTGACGCAGCCGCGCTTCCAGGTGCTGTTCTGCATGGACGACCGCGAGGAGTCCTTCCGCCGTCACTTCGAGGAGCTGGACGCGCGGCACGAGACGTTTGGCATCGCGGGCTTCTTCGGCGTGGCCTTCGACTATCAAGGCCTCGACGACGCGGGCTCGGTCGCGCTCTGCCCGGTGGTCGTCACTCCCGCACACGCCGTCGAGGAGCGGGCCTGTCCCGAGCATGAGTCTCTCGCGAAGGCACGTGCCCACCGGCGGACGCTGTGGGCGCGACTCGAACACCTGCTGCATCAAGGCACCCAGGCGTTGGAGCTGTCCTGGCTGCTCGCGCCGCTGCTCGGGCTGGCGGCCGCGCCGTGGCTGCTCCTGCGCCTCTTCTTCCCTCGCGCCACGAGCCGATGGCGGCGGAGCCTCGCCACGAAGCTCCTGCCCCGCCCACGCACCCGGCTCACCAGCCTCCGGGACACTTCTCACCTTCCCCGCGCGGGGAAGCCACGGGGCTTCACGCTCGACGAGCAGGCGGCACGTGTCGCCGCGTCGCTGGAGAGCATGGGGCTGACGAAGTCCTTCGCGCACCTGGTGGTGTTGCTCGGCCACGGCGCGGTGAGCGTCAACAATCCACACCAGGCCGCCTATGACTGCGGCGCCTGTGGCGGGCGGCATGGTGGGCCGAACGCCCGCCTCTTCGCGGAGATGGCGAACCGCCCGGAGGTCCGCGCGAAGCTCCGGGAGCGAGGGCTCCTCATCCCCCCGTCGACGTGGTTCATCGGCGGGCTGCACAACACCACCACGGACGAGGTGATTCTCCACGACACCGACTCCGTCCCGCCGTCCTTCCACGACGAGCTGGAGGGCTTGCGCGACGCCTTGGACCGCGCGCGGGCCTTGTCCGCACAGGAGCGCTGCCGCCGCTTCGAGTCCGCCCGGCCAGGGCTGTCTCCCGCGATGGCGCTCCGGCATGTCGAGGAGCGCGCGGAGGACCTGGGCCAGCCTCGTCCCGAGCTGGGCCACGTCACCAACGCGGCCTGCATCGTGGGACGCCGCGCGCTGACGCGGGGGCTGTTCATGGACCGGAGGGTGTTCCTCATCTCCTACGACCCCTCGCAAGACTCCAGCGGCGTGCTCGTCGAGCGCATCCTCCTGGCGGCCGGGCCCGTCGGCGCGGGCATCAGCCTGGAGTACTACTTCTCCTGCGTCGACAACACGCGCCACGGCTGCGGCTCCAAGCTGCCTCACAACGTGACGGGGCTGCTCGGGGTGATGGACGGCGCCGCGAGCGACCTGCGCACGGGGTTGCCTCGGCAGATGATTGAGATTCACGAGCCCATGCGGCTGCTGCTGTACGTGGAGGCCAGCACCCAGGTGCTCTCGGCCATCCTCGAGCGGCAGCCTCCACTGCGAGACCTCATCGGCAACGAGTGGGTACGGCTGGCCAGCATCGACCCGGTGACGGGGGAGCAGCAGCTCTTCACCGCCCAGGGCTTCCAGCCGCTCGAACCCTCCGCGCTCTCGCTGCCACAGGTGGCGTCGTCTCCCGATTGGTGCCGGGGGCATCACGACTTCCTCCCTCCCGCCCTCATCCGAGCCCCTTCGGGCTGGCCTCGCATCCTCACGCCGGTTCCTCGAGGAGGAGCACGCCATGACACCCACTGA
- a CDS encoding RNA polymerase sigma factor, with protein MEQSEQERFEAAMEPLLPRLHRFCLALCRGRQEAEDLFQDSLVRAYLSGDAREPGSRLGWLCGIARNQFLENRRSLARRRSLLESVLEGASSVLGSLFMGGVEQPDPEARLCRSEEAELLLVCLHALPEKFRLVVLLCDVEDLPYEEVSRVLELPVGTVKSRHSRGRARLGELFLSAVDRQAPVLGEGGRP; from the coding sequence ATGGAACAAAGCGAGCAGGAGCGGTTCGAGGCCGCGATGGAGCCGTTGTTGCCCAGGCTGCATCGTTTCTGTCTCGCCCTGTGCCGCGGCCGCCAGGAAGCGGAGGACCTGTTCCAGGACTCACTGGTGCGGGCCTATCTGAGCGGAGACGCACGGGAGCCCGGCTCCCGGCTGGGCTGGCTGTGTGGCATCGCGCGCAACCAGTTCCTGGAGAACCGTCGCTCGCTGGCGCGGCGCCGCTCGCTGCTGGAGTCGGTGCTGGAGGGCGCGTCGTCGGTGCTGGGCTCGCTCTTCATGGGAGGCGTGGAGCAGCCGGACCCGGAGGCCCGGCTGTGCCGCTCCGAGGAGGCGGAGCTGTTGCTCGTGTGTCTGCACGCGCTGCCGGAGAAGTTCCGGCTGGTGGTGCTGCTGTGTGACGTGGAGGACCTGCCCTATGAGGAGGTGTCCCGAGTGTTGGAGCTGCCTGTTGGCACGGTGAAGAGTCGACACTCCCGGGGCCGTGCGAGGCTGGGGGAGTTGTTCCTCTCCGCCGTGGACCGGCAGGCTCCGGTTCTTGGCGAGGGAGGCCGTCCATGA
- a CDS encoding proton-conducting transporter transmembrane domain-containing protein, translated as MTPTELPEGWFAAAVPLCPLVAFVLLGAVMLLHRTPSERWVARWVLGSLWLALGCAVVTAARYLSRSWTVLEVNPGPVLTHGLASLEPSLRIDGLSVTMMLLTSTLTLLLGRFSVTYLHREPGFARFFLLLALFASGMSWVVESGSLAILFVGWEWVGLASVLLIGFFQERASPVDAGLVALGTYRFCDLGLVVALVLLHHLTGTTQWSSLFGTRAALSLGTGSATVLSLCLLLAAMGKSAQLPFSPWLPRAMEGPTPSSALFYGALSVHAGPYLLLRAAPLLAQAPLARGALVLVGLLTALHATLVWRVQTDAKGALAYGVLTHLGLMFTEVGLGLSTLALVHLVAHVCLRCLQLLRAPSALRDAQARRAALRDTPAPAIARAHRLAPARLYRLALERFALEVLFERGCLRPLSRLGQWLDEWERRWTGTVEGGTPAPSPTLPRPTEPAPGNPSTGAA; from the coding sequence ATGACACCCACTGAGCTGCCCGAAGGCTGGTTCGCGGCGGCGGTCCCCCTGTGTCCCCTGGTGGCATTCGTCCTCCTGGGCGCCGTGATGCTCCTGCACCGGACTCCGAGCGAGCGCTGGGTGGCGCGCTGGGTCCTCGGCTCCTTGTGGCTCGCGCTGGGCTGCGCGGTGGTGACCGCGGCGCGCTACCTGTCGCGGTCCTGGACCGTGCTGGAGGTCAATCCGGGGCCGGTGCTCACTCATGGCCTCGCGAGCCTGGAGCCCTCGCTGCGTATCGACGGGCTGTCGGTGACGATGATGCTGCTGACGAGCACCCTCACCCTGCTCCTGGGGCGCTTCTCCGTCACCTATCTGCATCGCGAGCCGGGCTTCGCTCGCTTCTTCCTGCTGCTGGCCCTGTTCGCGTCGGGGATGTCGTGGGTGGTGGAGAGTGGAAGCCTGGCCATCCTCTTCGTGGGCTGGGAGTGGGTGGGCCTCGCCTCGGTGCTGCTCATCGGCTTCTTCCAGGAGCGCGCTTCACCGGTCGACGCGGGGCTCGTGGCCCTGGGCACCTATCGCTTCTGCGACCTGGGCCTCGTCGTGGCCCTGGTCCTGCTGCACCACCTCACGGGCACGACGCAGTGGAGCAGCCTCTTCGGGACTCGCGCCGCGCTGTCCCTGGGCACGGGTTCCGCCACCGTGCTGAGCCTGTGCCTGCTGCTCGCGGCCATGGGCAAGTCCGCGCAGCTCCCGTTCAGTCCGTGGCTGCCTCGCGCCATGGAGGGCCCCACGCCCTCCAGCGCGCTGTTCTACGGAGCGCTCTCCGTGCATGCGGGCCCCTACCTCCTGCTGCGCGCCGCGCCCCTCCTGGCCCAGGCGCCGCTCGCGCGAGGCGCCCTGGTGCTGGTGGGCCTGCTCACCGCCCTCCACGCCACGCTGGTGTGGCGCGTCCAGACCGACGCGAAGGGAGCCCTGGCCTACGGCGTGCTCACGCACCTGGGCTTGATGTTCACGGAGGTGGGGCTCGGGCTCTCCACGCTGGCGCTCGTCCACCTCGTGGCCCACGTGTGCCTGCGCTGTCTCCAGCTTCTCCGAGCCCCGTCCGCGCTGCGCGATGCCCAGGCCCGACGCGCGGCGCTGCGTGACACACCCGCTCCCGCCATCGCCCGCGCACACCGGCTTGCTCCAGCGCGGCTCTATCGCCTCGCGCTGGAGCGCTTCGCGTTGGAAGTGTTGTTCGAGCGCGGATGCCTCCGCCCCTTGTCTCGCCTGGGCCAATGGCTCGACGAATGGGAGCGGCGGTGGACGGGCACCGTGGAGGGAG
- a CDS encoding SulP family inorganic anion transporter, with protein sequence MQGIQSNVSHSPGSPGHSSWKQDLVSGFLVFLLALPLCLGIAMASGFPPVAGILTAVVGGLLSSWLGSAALTIKGPAAGLIVIALGAVTELGGGDAVLGYRRALATIVVAACFQVLFALLRAGRLGDLFPSAVVHGMLAAIGVTICAKQAHVLLGVSPVAKEPLGLLAELPSSVARLNPEIAFIGALGLVLLFGHASLARRVAWLKRVPAPLLVLSAAVPLGLMFDLAHSHTFTFSHTLFTVGPNHLVNLPDNLLTAVTFPDFSRVLSPTGLKYVAMFALVGSVESLLTVKAVDLMDPLKRRSDLDRDLFATGMGNLVAGLLGGLPMISEVVRSTANLGSGARSRWSNFFHGLFLLLFVAFAPGLIHRIPLAALAGMLIFTGVRLASPGELVKAYRVGAEQVLIFCTTLFVTLATDLLVGVASGIVLKTGIHLLNGASPRELFRPDIQEQVGEDAVVLHVRGAAVFTNFLALKKQLARHAEAPCIEVDLTEARLVDHTVMQRLHELAEEHSRQGRRFRVLGLEQHRGLSAHPLSARKKVPGGDLGLTP encoded by the coding sequence ATGCAAGGCATTCAGTCCAATGTCAGTCATTCCCCTGGGTCTCCGGGGCATTCATCCTGGAAACAGGACCTGGTCTCGGGTTTTCTCGTCTTCTTGCTGGCGCTGCCGTTGTGTCTGGGTATCGCGATGGCCAGCGGCTTTCCGCCTGTCGCCGGCATCCTCACGGCGGTGGTGGGGGGACTGCTCTCCTCCTGGTTGGGGAGCGCCGCGCTGACCATCAAGGGGCCCGCGGCGGGGCTCATCGTCATCGCGCTGGGAGCGGTGACGGAGCTGGGTGGAGGCGACGCGGTGCTCGGCTACCGGCGGGCGCTGGCGACCATCGTGGTGGCCGCATGCTTCCAGGTGCTCTTCGCGCTGCTGCGCGCGGGGAGGCTGGGGGACTTGTTTCCCTCGGCGGTGGTGCACGGAATGCTGGCGGCCATCGGCGTCACCATCTGCGCCAAGCAGGCCCATGTGCTGCTCGGCGTGTCACCCGTGGCGAAGGAGCCGCTGGGGTTGCTGGCGGAGCTTCCCTCCAGCGTGGCCCGGCTGAATCCGGAGATTGCCTTCATCGGAGCGTTGGGGCTGGTGCTGCTGTTCGGACATGCGTCGCTCGCCAGGCGCGTGGCATGGCTGAAGCGCGTGCCGGCGCCGCTGCTGGTGTTGTCGGCCGCGGTGCCGCTGGGGCTGATGTTCGACCTGGCGCACTCGCACACCTTCACGTTCTCCCACACGCTCTTCACGGTGGGCCCCAACCACCTGGTGAACCTGCCCGACAACCTGCTCACCGCCGTCACCTTCCCGGACTTCTCCCGGGTGCTGTCACCCACGGGGCTCAAGTACGTCGCCATGTTCGCGTTGGTGGGGAGCGTGGAGTCGCTGCTCACCGTCAAGGCGGTGGACCTGATGGACCCGCTGAAGCGGCGCTCGGACCTGGACCGGGACTTGTTCGCCACGGGCATGGGCAACCTCGTCGCGGGCCTGCTGGGAGGACTGCCGATGATTTCGGAGGTGGTCCGCAGCACGGCCAACCTGGGCTCCGGCGCCAGGAGCCGGTGGTCCAACTTCTTCCATGGCCTGTTCCTGTTGCTGTTCGTGGCCTTCGCGCCGGGCCTCATCCACCGGATTCCGCTGGCCGCGCTCGCGGGCATGCTCATCTTCACGGGCGTCCGGCTGGCCTCGCCGGGGGAGCTGGTGAAGGCGTACCGCGTGGGCGCGGAGCAGGTGCTCATCTTCTGCACGACGCTGTTCGTCACGCTGGCGACGGACCTGCTGGTGGGCGTGGCGTCGGGCATCGTCCTGAAGACAGGCATCCATCTGCTCAACGGGGCCTCGCCCCGGGAGCTGTTCCGGCCCGACATCCAGGAGCAGGTGGGTGAGGACGCGGTGGTGCTGCACGTGCGCGGCGCGGCGGTGTTCACCAACTTCCTGGCGCTCAAGAAACAGCTCGCGCGTCACGCGGAGGCGCCGTGCATCGAGGTCGACCTGACGGAAGCCCGGCTGGTGGACCACACGGTGATGCAGCGGCTGCATGAATTGGCGGAGGAGCACTCGCGGCAAGGCCGCCGGTTCCGGGTGCTGGGATTGGAGCAGCACCGAGGGCTGTCCGCCCACCCGCTGTCCGCGCGCAAGAAGGTGCCGGGTGGCGATTTGGGGCTCACGCCATGA